In the genome of Shewanella glacialimarina, one region contains:
- a CDS encoding GFA family protein: MINKIGNTEILLKHKATCHCGSVELVLTLPNGIEKPRRCDCSMCRRRGTIVASVQLDGIEIVSGQEALKLYQFNTNTAKHFFCSNCGIYTHHQRRSNPSEYGYNVGCLEGVNPFELENIVTLDGINHPADNNT; the protein is encoded by the coding sequence ATGATCAATAAAATTGGTAACACTGAGATTCTGCTAAAACACAAAGCCACATGTCATTGTGGGTCTGTCGAATTAGTACTGACATTACCCAATGGAATAGAAAAGCCAAGGCGTTGTGATTGTTCTATGTGCCGAAGGCGAGGGACGATAGTGGCTTCAGTTCAGCTTGATGGTATTGAGATAGTCAGCGGCCAAGAGGCACTTAAACTCTATCAATTTAATACCAATACAGCCAAACACTTCTTCTGCTCAAATTGTGGCATTTATACTCACCATCAACGACGTTCAAACCCATCTGAGTATGGTTATAACGTGGGATGTTTAGAGGGGGTTAATCCCTTTGAACTTGAGAATATTGTGACTCTTGATGGTATCAATCATCCTGCGGATAACAATACATAA
- a CDS encoding VOC family protein — MNYSVLQHTWPDFSLQIQAFITQLGLTSLSLTCDHAALRVNNSQTAQALADEFAQLGQVISNNIINGRPILIIKLSEPMMMGTTSIECVELPFPSDKIYPMEGWEHVELVFPSNAQTCDDLVSQLIAHVPQLAAVIAGKTDVKVKLSSPKGDNERLANPTIAFKANGICVKVHPHDIQTIIESEQA; from the coding sequence ATGAATTACAGCGTTTTGCAACACACTTGGCCAGACTTTAGCTTACAAATCCAAGCTTTTATCACACAGCTTGGATTAACCTCGCTGTCGTTAACTTGTGATCACGCTGCTTTACGCGTCAATAATAGCCAAACAGCCCAAGCACTTGCTGATGAATTTGCTCAGCTAGGTCAAGTCATTTCAAATAATATAATTAATGGTCGGCCAATTTTAATCATTAAATTATCTGAACCTATGATGATGGGGACGACATCAATTGAATGCGTTGAACTCCCCTTTCCATCAGATAAAATTTATCCAATGGAAGGTTGGGAGCATGTAGAATTAGTGTTTCCTTCAAATGCGCAAACCTGTGATGATTTAGTATCCCAGTTAATAGCTCATGTACCGCAACTTGCAGCTGTCATTGCTGGTAAAACAGACGTGAAGGTTAAACTTAGCTCACCTAAAGGTGATAACGAGCGTTTAGCCAATCCGACCATCGCGTTCAAGGCGAATGGCATTTGTGTCAAAGTGCATCCGCACGATATTCAAACCATTATCGAAAGTGAGCAAGCGTAA